DNA from Pomacea canaliculata isolate SZHN2017 linkage group LG9, ASM307304v1, whole genome shotgun sequence:
TCTAGCACATCTCGAACTGCCAAACCCTTTGTCTGAAGGTAGTTCTGTTTCAGATAAGATGCACAACACCAAAAACATCAGCAAAACACAACAGTCGTATATGTTGTCTCTAAACATTACTAGGTTCATCTAGCTTTCCGAGGCAGCTGACTCCAAGCAACGACACTAAGGCAACCCATCCTCACTATCAGAGCAGCCATACTACATGTAAATTAAGCAAATAATCTGTAGCTGTACACACTGTGTACTACAGTTGCTACCATCAAAAAGCCTGCACCAGCAAGTGTTGTGTGCAGATAAGTTGATGAACACTTAGCAGCCATACAAATCGGTTGAGCACTACATCTGAAATAACCTCCAAACATTCACTCCTTAAATTTTTGTACATTATTCAATCATCCTGTTTCAATGCAACATAGTCTAACAGTTAGCACTGAGCAAAAGGCTCATGTATTGCGAATGTATGAAAAAACTGACAGAAATTATGAGataataagatttaaaaaaaggtgacagAGATGTTAAGATAAGAAATGATAAGAAACTGACTTCTTCTATTGTGTACATgactacaaagaaaagaaattataaaatacagaaaGGTCCTGACCTGAAAGACTTGGGACTCGTAAGGGTTGTCCAAGATGAGGCCTGTCAACACTTTCTTTCCAAAATTTAGATctggaataaaaaacaaatgatctctgcaaaaagaaaaatacaaaagacatcTATCTCCTGCAAATTTCAATCTCAAATCAAACAAATATCAGGAATCAAAGGCCTATGATATAAACTTTCCACACATCTCAGAGATACATCAAGCAgaacatcatttttattttcctacaGGAAGACTCAACTTGCATCACAACTCCCTTGTCCTTCCTCCATAGTTTGGTGGCTTATGCACTCAACCAAAGAGCGGATGGTGGCAGGTTTGAAGTGCACACCATGACTGGAACTATAATggtaataaagttgatttatatagcccTTTACTCTACCATCAATGGTAGGCTTAAAGTACTGTACAAAAAGATATCACGCATCTGGTCTCAAAAGTGAAGAGTTCATTGTGACCCTTGTTAGTGTAGCACACTCATGTTGAAAAGAGGATGAAATGCCATCAGCACAGAGGTGGCCTGACACCTTGACAGTGGCTGATTTCTTTGATAGATCAACAAAGTTTTGCTGAAAATTATTATGAAGTTGGTAAGGAAACACTACTCACAGTCTTTAGTGAGGTGGCCTAACTgctgcagacagaaatattccAGCAGCACAACTCTTGTTAGAATATCATGCTAATGATCATCGTAAGCTCAGCTTTTTAGAGATACACAATGCCAGCTAAACATTGAAACTTCTTTGGAGCAATTGCAGACAACGAAATTCCGTGGGAAATAAGTTGACAAAATAGAAATCAATTCAGGAACATAGGAAATCTGTAATAGATTTAAAAATCAatattagacacaaaacttgtggtaatgaatgaaaaagatgcaaagatgaaaaatgatgGAAAGAAGTCAAGTGAAAAGACATCACTTTCCATCAATTCTTCACTGTCCACCGAGCAACAGATCATGAAAGGTTAATGGTACTAGAGGGAAATACTTGTGCTCTTCCTTTTACTTACACTTGACACCtataactaataaataaatgcaaaatttgtaaagcgcatactcacactcctaaggagcatggtcttagcacttaagaacaagaataagaacgaaacatggacagcatacgaaggacatgaaaacaaacaaataagatatgagctataaaagaataaacaaccgtactaaacgaagagtaaaatcaaatgcagaaaacacagaggaaccaaataacaagaacaagagctgagagtaacatgatatagcaaaaggaagggtgagaaaaaggactagcattatgggaaaggttattaggagtaatgtttaaggaAAAGGTCCGTTTCAGTccacatttaaaggatttattGGGACTGTTTCTTTTACAAGTTGTAGACAAGTAAATAGACAGGTTTCAAGCAATGGTAAATAAAGATCAGTACAGTGTTATCATAttcatacacacatttatatatatataaatatgttgtaGGCATGCTAGTAGATGGGATTGAAGCATaaaatttacacacacaaaaaataacaagGTTTATGTGCCTGCAGCACATCACAGACAAACCTACATACACAAATactcatatacacacaaatcTAGATACCATTACCTTTGAATTTGGCCAGACACCCATTGCAGTCAAGCTTTCGACACCCCCAGTAGGCATGGCAGAAAGCCCGGAAACACACAGTACCTGAACAGATAATAGTATCACAAGTTCTAGCACTGGACAGCATCCAGTAACCAGACagacaacagtaacaacaccaATAGAAAACAGTAACAGTAACTCCTGTAACAAAACAGACAACCATAACACCAATAACAAAGcagacaacagcaaaaacaccaGTCCTAACTTcagacaacataaaacaacaagCAATACCATCACCAGGTCTAACACtaacattaataaaacaaatctaacatcaaacaacacagaaaaaaataacatgaaataaatgaattcagaaaaaaacagatgacaccaacaaacaaaccacccCTTTCCTTAAcagcagcaaataaaaacagtatttGTCAGAAAATCTGCTCTCTCACTTTTTGAgaggtttctttttctctatcctGTAGCTTTAGCCATACATCCATATGTCAGTAACTCTTTAGATCAGACAGCATACAGCCCCCccccaccacaccacacacagatCAAAGTTCAGACAGCATTAAGTCCAACAGcttcatgatatatatatatagtgagaaTAAAAGCTACAGCACCCATCAGAACTGACTGGGTTGAGAGCAGGCAACTAAAAGACACAGCACTGCTAAATAAGTTCAGGGTGAAACAGAAATAACAGCCACACTTTTCAAGACTTTTAAGACCTGAACTAACACTGTTGAGGTGGTATATCAGAATTAAAGTCTCTTTCTGCTCGACGGTCAGGAAAGATCTGTAAACAACACTGGCACAGGACATGGTTCTGGTTGGCAGCACAATGGTAATCAGGAGGGACTGGCATTATTTTTGCATCTCGATCCACAGTCAGGCTTCcatcttaaaaaagaaaaatttcagatCAATACAATATAGgtaccataaaaaaaaaatgaaaatggtgatGTGATAGACATAAGAGTGGTGACTGTTAAGTAAAACCTTCTTTTTAAGACCTTTTAGATTGTGACCTCCTCTTAATTATgtcctaaaaatattttcatggacATAGTTTGCTGTATGAATGTCATATTTATTGTGACTACTTCCCCAATGTGATTTATGACTCTATTATAACTTTTTTTGGTAGAAGTGGTGTGTTGAAAAGAAGGAAGTACGTTAACTCAAAAATAGACTTCTTCAAGCTGATTGCTGACATTATgactttctgcagaaataacctcaaataaacaaagtacATTAATTATGAGAGTTTTGTTCATTTGGTTACTAGTCATTTCAACCCCAAACCATGTTACTCTTGCTATATTTACCACCTGCCCAAGTCAAATCAATCTTGCCATGACCATATTGTAAGTACACATCACCCCAACACTGAAAGCTGAATTTTCAGGCCCAAAAGACAAATTGATCAccaatgacacaagtagctattaacattAAAGATTATCAACAAAACCATGCATTGTTTGATCcagtaagaaaaaaaccaaacattcTAGTTGGCAGAACACATTCAAAGAACACATCTCAAAATGGTGTATTAAAGTGATTTTCTCCttagacaattttttaaaaaaaagcctttctTTAATTTGGAGCTTTATGTTCAATGTACAAGCAGACGCTCAGTTAACATCTAACAGGTGTCACTGCTCTGCTGCTCATTTAGCCTGAGCCAATCTGACATTCAGTGTTTGGACAATGTGGTCTTACATGGGACAATATTCTCATTGCAGGGTCAATTCAAGTCAGGCAGAATGTCAATATGGTTGGAGTGATATGTTAGTGGGTTCACCAGCACACATCAGTTGAGTGTTTCATTAAAGGCCTTTGTGgttattaaattaatattcttaagatttactattattactatacttcaactttttacagaaatcccatttaaaaaacataaatagtgCATTGTAAGAATGCATTGTTGTCTACCAGGTAGACAAGCATTGATCAACTGCTTTTAACTGGAGAATTAGCTCCTCTATAAATCTTCAATTAAATGCAACaatgacagaataaataaacacaagtgagagagaacaaaaatgaCCAAGAAAAGTACTAtgataaatgaacttgaattttgagggtttttttaaaataggcatgtgcatgtttgtgagagagtgtttatatatgtgttcaTGATGTGCATGTTTCCACAAAGAGCATGTTTGGTATACAATGACAGCGCATATGACGCATCACCTGTGGTAGTGACTCCTGATACGGAAGGCTGCTCTGTGTTGCTGGTAGCTGAAGCACATGATCCACCAGCTACACCAGCCACAGGGGAGTTAAtagatgctgaaaataaattatggtTTAAAGGTACAATCTCacagaaaaaattatatatCATATGAGCAAGCAATTTGGCCCACATGGAGCAGGGTACAATCATGTGTTTCTCATGGGGGAAGAGtttcaacaacaaccatcacaTTATGTTACTGCCAGCCTGTCTACATTcatgaaataatgaaacaaagaaactttGAAGAAGGCTCCATCTCTTTACCTGTGGAGTTATTTGATGCACCTGGGCATTGACGACACCGAGCTCTATAGGCCAAACTGTGAAACAGCAAGCAGCTCTCTTGTTATGAAATTCAAACTAATACTGTAATCAATACACTCTCCTGTAACATACAGCCATAACATAGCAACAGTCTTGATAATATGTCTACAACAGCAATGACCTTTCCAGTAGACAACAACTGCAATTCTTCATCCTCCTCTTTTGTGACAATTCCTACAACTGTAAATATATTCACGATTTCTTTGTGCAGCATGTAAAACCGTAATAATCTATAACAAGGGTCTGTTCTGAGTTaatttgcgtgtgtgtgcacatgtagaGCTTTCAGCTTGGTAGCAGATATATTGTGCTCTATAAATACTCAttatgttataataataatggtctcTCTTAAAACTAGAGCACAGTGTGTAAAACTATATTAATGGTGTTTCCTAACATGCAGTACACTGTATGATCCTCATGGGTAAGTGAGATATGTAGTTCAGAGGACTAACATAACAGAGACTTCTGCCTTGAACTCTTCCCTGATGAGGCCAAGTATCGTAAGGTTCATTCTTTACTGGCCAAAGTATCAAACTTCTGAAGTACTTGAATGTCCCAttgtacagtaaaacctcctcaTTAAGACCTTTCACACTGCACAATTTACCTCCTTATTAAGACTTTCCACACTACAACCACCTCTTATATATGTCGCTATAGATGCAGCCCTGCTCctcaagaaataaactaaactatttcAGTAGATAAAGGTCATTTCTGTTACATGGCTTATGGCTGACAGTTTGTGTGCTAACCATTTGCCCTATATTACAAAGTTTtgtggaaataatttaaaataaatcaagtaaATTTGGAAAGAGACTGCTTCAGGACTACCGTTTGTCCTACATTACAACtttctgcaaaaataatgtaaactaaatgaagtacattttgaaagcgACAGCTTGTTCCTTTTATCTCTGTGTTTACCAGCACACATCAGTTGATTGTGAATCATTTATGACCTTTTGCAGAGGTCATACATTTATAAAGATTCTTGTGTCAGAATGTTTGTGTTCTAATGCAACTTTTGCATTGGCAATATAGTGGTGAATGTCTAACAAGACTAAGCTCAGCATGTTGATCAAAGTTCAAATGTCCCAAACATATGCCACAAAATCATTAGTTTTTAGTAACCTTCACACACAATTGGTCAAACGTTGGACAACATTTTCCAAGTTAAGAAAGATCTTAAATGCACATTCATCTTACTTGGTAACTCCAAAATAAGGTGTTCCAAAACCAAACACTGAGCCCGTGACTGGTGCTATCCATGGTGCTAGAAGCTGATCCTGATCCTCGTTATCAGACTCTGAATAGTCAGAACTGGAAGAGCGCTGCCTGGGATACAGCTGAGGACAAGACAGAGCAAATAACCCACAAACCCTGCGGTAAATGTGTCTGACACAAACCATCAGGtattacacacatgcatgtagtTATTAACAGAACAGACATGGTGAAACCTGGCAACTGCTTACTTAAACGTTATCAAATAAGAATCTTCATTTCTCAAACTCATGGTCAACATCATAACCAAGTTTCATGGATATTGAAGATATAAAGATCAGATTTTTTAATCCATGCAGAACAAAAGCATCCCAGAGagaaacatcaagaagacgTTATGTATCTCTTTAAACTCAATCTTAAACTCAGTCAGCATGCTTTAGCTTATAACCATATTAGAATTGGTCATGGTTATAAGCTGAGTGTGCTAATGCACCATTCCTTAAAAAAACTACTGACTGAAGATATTTACCTATAACATAGGGCTTTTCTCTAATGGATTTAAAGGGACAACAATTATTACCAGTGGCTTGTTAGatacaccttttttttaatttttacaatctTCACTGATAAAGTACTGATTAAATTAATGCCTGACATCTAAAGGATCTCTGGGCATACATCTGATGCTAATTTGCAATATGGCTGTTAAGGTTGTAGGACAGGGATGGGCAAAGTACGGCTGGCCTGCAGGCCAGATGCAGCCTACAGATGTCATTGGACCAGCCCATCTGCtcaaatgtgaagtgcacttgtttttatttttttattcagccttggttaatttgattgaaatttatcaaTAACATGGCTAAAATGTCTGATAAAGTTGTTAAGTGCATCAGGGTGGCTGCCTTCAAataaggctggttttaaagttttattgtgagcaaattcaaacagcttGATTTTACACAATAATTTTGGTAAGTTAATGCCATTATGTACtaatttgttgtccattccattatcactaggtgtGTTGTGTAGTCATGTGGCCTGGGCGTTTGGTTTCTTAACTGGCCCAtcgcatagcttagaattttgagatcggcccgcaaaaagaaaactttgcccacccctggtatagacATCAGTCAATATGGCTGTAGAAGTAAGAATATGGCTATAGCAGTATGTCACTATGGGTGCAGAAGTCAAAGCAGCAGATAACAAGAAGCTGAACAAAGCTCTTCTCACCAATAATAATGTGAGTAACAAGACAAGACAGCACCTCACCATGTCATGTGTAATCTTGTTCTTTGCATTCAAAGTCTTGATGTCTTCTTCAGAACGTTGTTTATCTATCCACATTACATCAAACAAGTATAACAATTCCTCTACAGATCATCAGCTAAGAAggtcaacaattttaaaacattgccTGCAGTGAATCTGGAAAGTTTACTAAAATTCTTATTGTAGAAAAGTCTATTCAAGAATATCAACCATGAACATGTAATATCAAAATGCTAGATCAAGACTGTGTAACTATTAGTATATCAACAAactgtttcttttcatcaacaCATAGCACCACGCTATTATACCAAGACTGAATCAGAACATCAATAAGCTGTTCATCAGAATAAGGTCATTATATATACCAATAACCTGGCCATGATATTAAGGTCATCACATACACCAATAAACTACCTCGACAagaacagaatttatttttttcaaggctAACCTGAAagtcaaattattttcaaataacttGGTAGTTCACTTTAAGGTATTAATTTCCCAAATCACAACATTCATAGTAGACAAGCCTTTGAATATTGCAGTTCTAGTTCTCTTCTACCCTTAGAAAGAGGTCAAGCCCCCTTTCCTGACACATCACAAAAGTAGGCCTGCTGTTATGAGCACTGTGCTTAAAAACTCTTCAACTTGCTACAGCTAATGTAAGGGTCAACTCTAGCCTTAACCCTACCACCTTCAATAATTCAGAAATAAGAATTTAGGTCACTCAACttgctttttcaaaagaaatattaatttaaaaaatcatttatatgaCAATATGTTCCGCTACAGAACTATCAGCACTTTTTAGcttcatttcatgtttgactGGGTAACCATTAAAGTCAGATACCTATTATTTCAAATCAGTGTAATCTTATTACAAGAGTAAATTAAGTAGTTTACCATTTTCTCCTGTATCAACTCAGAGCTAGAGACAGCACAATACCCAACCCTTTTCACCTATCATCTTTTCTAATTATGTTCATCCGGAGTAGACAACGCACCTGGATGCTCTTTCAAGTAAGCATCTATCAGGTTGTTGACGATGTGGTTTTTGTTAATCCTCTCCACTCTTGTGCGACACTAGACAAAATGTAATGACATGATTTTATCAAATATACATATGTACaaatgcttgtatgtgtgtgagtgagagatgcaTTAAagtaagactttatttatcccagagggcaagtTGTAGATTAATACAATTAAATATTGTATCTATGCAttttacatacacatgtatgtatGCCCACTACTATAATGTCTGCAACCAATACAATGTTGAATAGGAAGTCACATATGCTTATGCTCATAAATCTTGAACCACCATTTCTGACAATTTTCTGACAGTTTCATTTTGTCAGTGGCAATATTAAACATATCCTACAAAAGCAGCAACTGGTTAATGGGAAACAATCTGTATACATCTCTATCGTTTccaaaaattaaacttttagtGAATGCAAAAGAGGAGAAATCAATGGACAAATCTATGCCTTATTGATTTGCACATCTATCATGTAATTGAAATATGATTGttttccataaaataaatacaggcaAAATAAATCTGCAAATCATACAATGTATAAAGTAATCTTGACagcaaaaacaacttttaaatcTGTTAAATTTCTAGTGATACACAAACTTTTGCATATACAGTTCTGCTTAAAATTCTGAtcgtttaacttttttttattacagacaCCATCATTATAGCTAAGATCATATTACTGTTTTAGACACCATCACTAAAATACTCACTGAAGGACATTCTTTGGACTGGCTCATCCATTCTGAATAGCAGCCAGCACAGAAAGAGTGCATGCATGGCTGAAGACTAAAGGTACCatcatgtgcatgcacacacacatatgcacgcatgcatgcacacacatttttaattatttgctaACAATGCTGTCTAtctgatacatatatatagacaaTTTAATCAATAAGGTGGCACTTTAGACAGATGGTTCTagaatattttacacaattatACAATTGGTAAACATAACACACTTATGCAGTAAgcattttacatatatattaagattataaaagtaaaagaaaagcaatgcATGATGCAGTCACATGGGTGATAGTCTACCTAATGAGGATGCCTTTTAAGTTTTAACAACACGCTAACTGATAAGGATGTCTACTGATAATACCCTAACTGTTGATGATGTCTGTTACACACCATATGATGCAGTCAGAGAATGCAAAGCAAAGTAGTAGACAATGACAATACCTGATGTCCTAATAATGAGGATATCTATTGATGACACTCCTGATGAAAATGACAAGTGTTAGCATTTACCTTATACTGCAATACAAGTAAGGATGCTAACCTAATGCAGTCATGCAGAAGTTCCTGACAGATGATACAGGTGAGGGTGCTGGCAAAGGAATCCTCTTCCTCAACATTCTGTGGTGTCTTGGCACTAATTGATGGGACCAAGTCTTGGGGAGGGCTGTTGAtgctgatttgttttccttccgCTATGTCTACAGCTGCTGCTCTCTCAGTGATGTTTGTGCTGAATGATGTGCTACatggggtagtggtggtggctgtggttgtggttgtaATGATCACGGTGGTTGAGAGGGGGTCAGATTCTGCTGCCTCTGAAGGCTGACAACTTGTTTGCTTGGTTAAAGAATTACGTTTGGCTGCCTCCAAACCCTGACAGCCTTCTTGCGTGGTTACAGGGTTAGATTCCACTTGAAATCTTGCTTCCTTGGTTACAAGCTCTAAGTTTAGCTCctaacagacaaacacagaagaattttaaaaagtgacagaATATACAAATCATACAAGCCTTATTCCTCATTCAAATAAGTTTTCATCCTAGTAAGCAACTTTTTCCTTGCCCTTGTAGATTATTATATTTGATTAATTCTGTCTTCTGTGTTTCAAGACACACCCTTAATTAAAGTAGGACACCAGTGATAAAAATGGGTAATCTGTCTTTGATCTATGACATACATAGTCTGTTCCTCATAAAGAAGTAACAGCCAAAGTTAGTCAGTCGTCCCCTGACCGGCACCTGTTATttgggggatcacatggatagatacagcagctgacagggcccgcAACTCTTGTCTATTGTATATAGTCAGCTATATAGctatagtcagcaggtcctgtacaggacgactagtccagtctttgacctttgtaagtcagttctttctctggtcaCCACAGCAttgactaccctccaaggtgtcTTGAAGGAttgtcttcgacaaggtgttgtgccaggtcacgtggccaaagaagaccagcctAGTTgcctgactgttgaaagtagaggtttcTGGTGTCCTGCGactgtggccatcttgtttcaaGCAAAGTCGTAGGTTCTGTGTCCTCTGTATGAAATCTgaagcagcctcctcaggcatttgttctcgaatgcctagattctcctttccgtctcAGCAAGCAGAGTTATGCGCTGAGCAAGCAGAGTCCATGTACAACAGGATGGACACTActagggatttgtacagcttgtacttggtagtgaaccttatctgatggctatgccagatcctatctagactagccattgctgctgttgctgtcgtgATCCTGATATGGATATCTcgcgtggagctgccgtccttagagagggtggctcccaagtatttgaagctgctgacctcttggagCCTGTACCCCGGTCATAGAGATCTCTGctttaagataagataaaagtttatttgtcccagagggcaactGTGGTGCAGCtcaatcaacaaaaaaaaaaccaaaaaaacaaacaacaaaactttgcCGCTGCCATTGATCATAACTTCGCTTTTTTCAGTGCTAGtgtccattccatatgcatttgaactttCTGTTAATCTGTTGGTGAGGTCATTCATTccttgttagtgcctgctaacagatctcTGTTGTCTGCAAAGCATAGGTTGCAGATTGGTCTTCCACCAATTGagatggaagtatgatggtcatGAAGAGCTTTAAGCATGATTTgctccaagaaaatattaaacagcaccaGTGATAGGGGTCATCCTTGACATATGCCTACTGTGATGCGAAAgtaagctcctatttggttGTTCAGCATTACTGTACTCATTGAACTACTGTACAGTGCTTCGAATACTTGAAAGAGGCCttcttcaatgttgaattttcacatcacaAATCACCATCAACATCACTATAAGTCATACTGCTCTGCTTCCACACTTAGTTCAATAAGAGTCTTTTTCTCACATGCTTTTTCTCTTCGCTCTACAAGTGATTGTGAATTAATATCCCCAAGATTAAATATACAGTTGTAATTCAATTAGTATTAAGTTATTTGTGTTTCATAAATAAAGTAATGCTTAGTCCCACAGTGTGTTACATTTGATGACATAGTTCTGCATAAGAATACTCACAGCAGGATGTTTGCGCTTAACGCCATGCAATGCTTTTAGCTCCTCATCCATCACCTGGTTCAAACTCTCATCTGAAACCCACCAcaattctgtattttttctgtctctccaaTCAGATATGTCTCCATTTCCAGTCAAAACCCTTGACTCCATATTAAATCAACTCATGACTCTAAAGAATCTTGTACCTGAAGCACCTCCTGCATCTAAAAACACTCATCCTGTGGTGCCACATGACCTGACATTACGCAAACATCCAACTCTAGCATGTATCCTGAGTACAATTAGTCATTTTATCACTCAGCATACCTAGTCCTGAACCTAAACTTCCACAGTGTGGCGACTTCCTTCATTACTGTTTGTGAAAGGGAGGACACTTAAGATATACACTTGACCCCTTTTAGAATTTTAGATTAAGAAAGGTAGTGTGTAGTTAACAGTGTTTGTGttcaagtttattttagttAATGAATTATTGATGTTTAATTTATAATAAAGTAACTTGTGAGAAATAGTAGCATTAATGCTTGGCTTCTGCAACATTTCATGCTTTGATGATTACGGTAAGGTGGAGTTAACTAGTGTACATTTAGAATTACCCCTGAGGGCTTATGCagatttactttgtgtatatatattttactatgtgtatatatattttatatattatttcctCTGCTGTTGTTAACTTCCCATCTGGTAAAACTCACACTTGACTACTGATGTATGTTTCTTAACATAGTTTCTTGTACATATATGAATGTGGAATGTGAATAGTGACTTATGTTGTCTTATTTGGTCCTTGGCCAATTGAAAACAACCCCACCACAACAATCAATGTCACCTGGACAGTCCAAGACTATCTTTGTGATTAAAATGCATCATTAAACTTAAAATGACATAAAGAATGTGAAGCATGACTTTATTTTTCCTCAATGttaaagacaaatttaaaataactgaatttgCAAAGCACATTTCCCAGTGTGGATACAAGTAGACAAATGAATACAAACACAGacagttcaaagagaaagaggatGAGAATTCCAAATAATAATTCCTTTCTTGTGATACTTGCCTATGTAGTGGTACTAACCTACCAtcaattttaatgtatttattgtCAAAGGAAAATGCCACTCACCTGCAATGGTTGCATCTATCAGTGGCAGTGCTTCACTGTCATACTCAAGTGTTGTATccacctcttcttctttctcttc
Protein-coding regions in this window:
- the LOC112571717 gene encoding E3 ubiquitin-protein ligase CHFR-like → MNENNCPEDVHWAQLVCTTDVDTPPFLIGKDKFTIGRSPGCDISLKDNKLVSGHHCYILRDESGKVWLHDTSTNGTLFNSSIKLSKGKRQQIDHGDEFYIIYKKGEEELNVGYVYQDLQRLREEEKEEEVDTTLEYDSEALPLIDATIADESLNQVMDEELKALHGVKRKHPAELNLELVTKEARFQVESNPVTTQEGCQGLEAAKRNSLTKQTSCQPSEAAESDPLSTTVIITTTTTATTTTPCSTSFSTNITERAAAVDIAEGKQISINSPPQDLVPSISAKTPQNVEEEDSFASTLTCIICQELLHDCISLQPCMHSFCAGCYSEWMSQSKECPSCRTRVERINKNHIVNNLIDAYLKEHPDKQRSEEDIKTLNAKNKITHDMLYPRQRSSSSDYSESDNEDQDQLLAPWIAPVTGSVFGFGTPYFGVTNLAYRARCRQCPGASNNSTASINSPVAGVAGGSCASATSNTEQPSVSGVTTTDGSLTVDRDAKIMPVPPDYHCAANQNHVLCQCCLQIFPDRRAERDFNSDIPPQQCTVCFRAFCHAYWGCRKLDCNGCLAKFKDLNFGKKVLTGLILDNPYESQVFQNYLQTKGLAVRDVLETCITKWRLAHTVVPTKASTI